The following are encoded together in the Bos taurus isolate L1 Dominette 01449 registration number 42190680 breed Hereford chromosome 10, ARS-UCD2.0, whole genome shotgun sequence genome:
- the LOC101908048 gene encoding induced myeloid leukemia cell differentiation protein Mcl-1 homolog produces the protein MCGFFQGQGETNWFGIAEEMESLISDAIMSPEEEPDGCKPDPLGKRPAVRPLPLLVREASNNSPGSDGLLPSTPPPAEEEEDELYWQSLEIISRYLREQATGAKDVKPLGGSGATSRKALETLHRVGDGVQHNHETAFQGMLQKLDIKNEDDVKSLSRVMVHVFSDRVTNWGRIVTLISFGAFVAKHFKSINQESCIEPLAESITDVLVRSKRDWIVKERGWDGFVEFFHVEDLEGGIRNVLLAFAGVAGVGAGLAYLIR, from the exons ATGTGTGGCTTCTTTCAAGGACAGGGGGAAACAAACTG gtTTGGTATAGCTGAAGAGATGGAATCCCTGATCTCCGATGCCATCATGTCGCCCGAAGAGGAGCCGGACGGGTGCAAGCCAGACCCTCTCGGGAAGCGGCCTGCCGTCCGGCCTTTACCTTTGTTGGTCAGAGAAGCCAGTAACAACAGTCCAGGCTCGGACGGCTTGCTGCCCTCGACGCCGCCcccagcagaggaggaggaggacgagtTATATTGGCAGTCCCTGGAGATTATCTCTCGGTACCTCCGGGAGCAGGCAACCGGCGCCAAGGATGTGAAGCCCCTGGGCGGGTCTGGGGCCACCAGCCGGAAGGCGTTGGAGACCCTGCACCGAGTCGGGGATGGGGTGCAGCACAACCACGAGACGGCTTTCCAAGGCATGCTTCAGAAACTGGACATCAAAAACGAAGACGATGTTAAATCTTTGTCTCGAGTGATGGTTCATGTTTTCAGTGACAGAGTAACAAACTGGGGCAGGATTGTGACTCTTATTTCTTTTGGTGCCTTTGTGGCCAAACACTTTAAGAGTATAAATCAAGAAAGCTGCATCGAACCACTAGCAGAAAGCATCACAGATGTTCTCGTAAGGTCAAAACGAGACTGGATAGTCAAAGAAAGAGGCTGGGATGGGTTTGTGGAGTTCTTCCATGTAGAGGACCTAGAAGGCGGCATCAGAAATGTGCTGCTGGCTTTTGCAGGTGTTGCCGGAGTAGGAGCTGGTTTGGCATATCTAATAAGATAG